In the Hordeum vulgare subsp. vulgare chromosome 7H, MorexV3_pseudomolecules_assembly, whole genome shotgun sequence genome, one interval contains:
- the LOC123409624 gene encoding phosphoserine phosphatase, chloroplastic-like, whose translation MASPIGVRTSARHTLSVSPLSSVRSPQTSQLAMRTTNPLFPCTKLSQARAVVAAAMEVTKHPSSSCFANRQPSKEVLETWRSANAVCFDVDSTVCLDEGIDELADFCGAGQAVAEWTTKAMTGTVPFEEALAARISLIKPSLSQVQDCLEKRPPRISPGIADLIKTLLANNTEVFLVSGGFRQMIEPVAFELGIPTENIIANRLLFGTSGEYAGFDTTEPTSRSGGKAVAVQQIRQDRGYKTLVMIGDGATDLEARQPGGADLFICYAGVQMREAVAAKADWTVFEFQELISELPQFNTLQ comes from the exons ATGGCCAGTCCGATCGGTGTACGCACCAGCGCAAGGCATACTCTGTCTGTTTCTCCATTATCTTCAGTTCGATCACCACAGACATCACAGTTAGCGATGAGAACTACAAACCCACTCTTCCCTTGTACCAAGCTCTCTCAAGCTCGTGCCGTGGTGGCAGCAGCAATGGAGGTCACCAAGCAcccctcttcttcttgtttcgCCAACCGCCAGCCTTCCAAAG AGGTTCTTGAGACATGGCGCAGTGCCAACGCGGTGTGCTTTGATGTGGATAGCACTGTATGCTTGGATGAGGGTATAGATGAGCTTGCTGATTTCTGTGGGGCTGGGCAGGCAGTTGCTGAGTGGACGACGAA GGCAATGACAGGGACCGTTCCATTTGAAGAGGCTCTTGCTGCCCGGATTTCGTTAATCAAGCCATCTCTGTCCCAAGTCCAGGACTGCTTGGAGAAGAGGCCACCCAG GATTTCTCCTGGAATCGCTGATTTGATTAAAACGTTATTAGCTAATAATACTGAAGTGTTCCTTGTGTCAGGAGGTTTCCGACAAATGATCGAG CCTGTGGCATTTGAGCTTGGCATTCCTACTGAAAACATCATAGCGAACAGACTGCTATTTGGTACATCCGGAGAGTATGCTGGATTTGATACCACAGAACCCACTTCTCGAAGTGGGGGTAAGGCAGTAGCAGTGCAACAAATAAGACAG GATCGTGGTTACAAGACGCTGGTTATGATTGGAGATGGTGCAACTGATCTTGAG GCTCGGCAACCTGGTGGAGCAGACTTGTTCATCTGTTACGCCGGTGTCCAGATGAGAGAAGCAGTTGCAGCCAAAGCTGACTGGACCGTCTTTGAATTTCAAGAACTAATTTCTGAATTGCCGCAGTTTAATACCTTGCAGTGA